CTCAACAGCGGTATCCTTTTTCTCCCACACTCTTCGCTGTATATCATATTTTGCGGATTCACCAGGTTTGAGTTCAAATGAATCTTCCCGGCTACGACGCCCTTTTACCTGAATACGCCCCGATTGCAAAGCAATCTGAGACAATCCCCTCCTCTCTTTTATATTAAACACCGTTCCAAGAACTTCTACTTCTATAGCATCTGTCTGCACCACAAACCGTTCAGACTCCTTGATAGCATTGGTATCCTGATTGAGGTGTTTTACATGAAATAACGCTTCTCCTTTCAGGTGCACTGTACGGGAGTCATCTGTCCATTTCCAGCGTTTGGGATAACTCACCGACGAATTAGCATTAAGGGTTATAATGGAACTATCCGGTAATGTTATAGTACGGGTCTGCCCATATCCTGTCCGAACAAACTCATTCCCCCAATACTGTGTATTGAGTACCCATACACATACAAGCAACGCAACTATTGAGGCAGCTACCAGTATCCATTTTCTGGGTTGCGGATGTAAGGCAATGACCTGCTCTTCCTGATCATTAATATCTTTCTGTATCTGAGCCCACAAATTTGTCGCCAATGACTCTTCAGGAGTAATTCGCTGAACGGATAATAAAAACCGTAAGCTAGCTTCAGCTTCCTGCATTACACTAAGATTTGCTGGTTGCTGTAAGATCCACTCATTCCAGAACTCTTCTGATACCTGTGTACGGTATTTTACCCACTCCAGAAAGAAGTCATCTTCTAAGAAATCTTCTATAGTAAACAGATGGTACTGAGGTCTCATAAATGATTGAATCTTTCACATAGCTGGTTGAATTATACTTTTCTGCAGTTGAAATCAGATTAGTTCAGTGCTGTCTCCTACAAGTAATTCACAGTAAGGACGAAATGAAAAACGATTTTACCCCACACAGAGAAAAATATTTTTTATTTTTTTCGCAAGTGCAGAAAGAAAGGCTACATATATACGCAGCAGACAATTAATACACACAACGCAATACAGAAAACACAGAATATTATTTCAAACGGAAAAGAGTTATTGAGGCAGTCACGAAACAATAGTTGACTTTTCTTTATAGATTATTTTAAAGTTGGTAAATAATCTTTTCTTAAAAAGAAAGAGTAAGGCAGTTAGAACCTATTTTGACTTACTAAGGTCTAACATGGTTAATAAAATCTATTCTTAGTGTACAACTAGCCATTGACGAACTTCCATGAAAGTACTCACCAATAAAATTAAAAGCGTTTTTTTTGAAACATTCAAAATTTCCCGCAATGCTTCCATCCCTCGCCCTACCAACTTATAGGTAGCTTTGACAGAAAGCTGCATTACCTCAGCAATCTCCTCATAGCTAAGTTCTTCGAAATAACGCAGATAGATAACCTCTTTCTGGCGAGGAGTTAACTGATTCAATGCATCTAATATTCCCTGGGTTTGCTGAGTAAAGTTTTCTTTGTCAATCCATTCAGATTCTGCAGAAAACACCATTTCAAAATGGTAATCTTCTTCAAGCTCCGTTGCTGGACGTCGACGCTGGGAGTTAAAGGTATCGTAGATAAGACCTCGTAAGGAAACCAAAAGATAGGATTTTATATTGGAGACATTTCCCAGATTACTTTTGTTACTCCACAGTTTGATAAACAAATCATGAATACAATCCTTGACCAGATCTTCATCCTGGCAGAGTCGCATACCATATTCATACAGGCTTTTAAAGTACTGAAAATACAGAGCTGAGAAAGCTTCTGTGCTTCCTTCTTTAAAAGCAACCCAACCCGGTATTTTCTCTTGTGCTTTTTTACTCATCCAAATTAATATCTATCTATCATACTGTAAAGTTAGCATTTGATTTTGAATTGATCTCAGGTGGAATGGATGAATAAAAGTTAGAGTCTTCAAAAAATGGTATGCAGCCGGCCAGATACATATTGAACTAGGCAAAAAGAGGTATTAGCTTTGTGGGTATGAATCCAACACAGGTATGAATAGTTCACAAGCCAAACGAGAAAAAATGCTGTCGCTGATAGAAGCCTGGCGAAGTAGTGGTCAGACCCAAAAAAATTTTGCACCAAGCATAGGATCAAATTGGGAACCTCAAGCTGGTAGCTAGTTTGCAATCCTTTTTTATTTTTCCGCTCAGGTCGAATCGACGAGTATACTTGTCTGAATCTGAGAAAGTTCTGGGACGCCATCAGCCGATCGAATCACTCCTTTTGGAAGAGAACCAATCCCAACTCGTTTGGT
This DNA window, taken from Xanthocytophaga agilis, encodes the following:
- a CDS encoding FecR family protein, with the translated sequence MRPQYHLFTIEDFLEDDFFLEWVKYRTQVSEEFWNEWILQQPANLSVMQEAEASLRFLLSVQRITPEESLATNLWAQIQKDINDQEEQVIALHPQPRKWILVAASIVALLVCVWVLNTQYWGNEFVRTGYGQTRTITLPDSSIITLNANSSVSYPKRWKWTDDSRTVHLKGEALFHVKHLNQDTNAIKESERFVVQTDAIEVEVLGTVFNIKERRGLSQIALQSGRIQVKGRRSREDSFELKPGESAKYDIQRRVWEKKDTAVESATAWTEQKLALSNTTVSDIIHELEDTYGYTVVLEDEQLGRRRIDGAIPMKNEKSILFVLSNILNVKIERKDSVLIFKKRKR
- a CDS encoding sigma-70 family RNA polymerase sigma factor, with protein sequence MSKKAQEKIPGWVAFKEGSTEAFSALYFQYFKSLYEYGMRLCQDEDLVKDCIHDLFIKLWSNKSNLGNVSNIKSYLLVSLRGLIYDTFNSQRRRPATELEEDYHFEMVFSAESEWIDKENFTQQTQGILDALNQLTPRQKEVIYLRYFEELSYEEIAEVMQLSVKATYKLVGRGMEALREILNVSKKTLLILLVSTFMEVRQWLVVH